From the Macaca nemestrina isolate mMacNem1 chromosome 7, mMacNem.hap1, whole genome shotgun sequence genome, one window contains:
- the LOC105499610 gene encoding CCAAT/enhancer-binding protein epsilon, giving the protein MSHGTYYECEPRGGQQPLEFSGGRAGPGDLGDMCEHEASIDLSAYIESGEEQLLSDLFAVKPAPEARGLKGPGTPAFPHYLPPDPRPFAYPPHTFGPDRKALGPGIYSNPGSYDPRAVAVKEEPRGPEGSRAASRGGYNPLQYQVAHCGQTAMHLPPTLAAPGQPLRVLKAPLATAAPPCSPLLKAPSPAGPLHKGKKAVNKDSLEYRLRRERNNIAVRKSRDKAKRRILETQQKVLEYMAENERLRSRVEQLTQELDTLRNLFRQIPEAANLIKGVGGCS; this is encoded by the exons ATGTCCCACGGGACCTACTACGAGTGTGAGCCCCGGGGCGGCCAGCAGCCACTTGAGTTCTCAGGGGGCCGAGCTGGGCCCGGGGATCTGGGGGACATGTGTGAGCATGAGGCCTCCATTGACCTCTCTGCCTACATCGAGTCTGGGGAAGAGCAGCTTCTCTCCGATCTCTTTGCGGTGAAGCCAGCGCCTGAGGCCAGAGGCCTCAAGGGCCCCGGAACCCCTGCTTTCCCCCACTACTTGCCGCCTGACCCTCGGCCCTTTGCCTACCCTCCACATACCTTCGGCCCAGACAGGAAGGCGCTGGGGCCTGGCATCTACAGCAACCCAGGGAGCTACGACCCCAGGGCTGTGGCGGTGAAGGAGGAGCCCCGGGGGCCAGAGGGCAGCCGAGCTGCCAGCCGAGGCGGCTACAATCCCCTGCAGTACCAAGTGGCACACTGTGGGCAGACAGCCATGCACCTGCCCCCAACCCTGGCAGCACCCGGCCAGCCTCTGCGCGTTCTCAAG GCCCCTTTGGCCACTGCCGCACCGCCCTGCAGTCCCCTCCTGAAGGCGCCCTCCCCCGCTGGCCCCTTACACAAGGGCAAGAAGGCAGTGAACAAAGATAGCCTTGAGTACCGGCTGAGGCGGGAGCGCAACAACATCGCCGTGCGCAAGAGCCGGGACAAGGCCAAGAGGCGCATTTTGGAGACGCAGCAGAAGGTGCTGGAGTACATGGCAGAGAACGAGCGCCTCCGCAGCCGCGTGGAGCAGCTCACCCAGGAGCTAGACACCCTCCGCAACCTCTTCCGCCAGATCCCTGAGGCGGCCAACCTCATCAAGGGCGTGGGGGGCTGCAGCTGA